One segment of Ipomoea triloba cultivar NCNSP0323 chromosome 12, ASM357664v1 DNA contains the following:
- the LOC115998164 gene encoding tudor domain-containing protein 3: MEKSSSASDTVETVLRTLITRGWSFRDIDQVKLLLSAQASSPTIDSIESELINLDLRSIGGKSLPDSSSLRKISHLRGPLVLQISSVRDISCSKMTESSGNTKNRRLLRLKLTDGHSEVTAIEYSYIPTIPDDVIPGTKVRLENKTVVRSGIVCLNAKTIVVLGGLVESLYEEWQMNQKYSGVPRSSLRQLQEEGYSGPPPFEKLQVRAYQKNLAQQKRDSQFSMSSSKSSVFKPTGKNDSSMTPQIHNDSRNDTMDDDLKQPTHSEKNEEKPTSSEARPKEVAESFPVQNQAASQKLLQKMSQPTRGNHRTRGQRHRGKGKEEDSHLLTLDEWERSKTGNFSGTQKLSDISQDEDLARQLQEQFDLEDVHVQNDSSTTEAENIRLSMFRFDRDDARAHGTTGFRGRGRGRGRGRRGGRGRT; this comes from the exons ATGGAGAAATCTTCTTCCGCATCGGATACTGTGGAGACTGTCCTTCGAACCCTAATCACCAGAGGCTGGTCTTTCCGCGACATTGATCAAGTCAAATTACTCCTTTCAGCTCAAGCTAGCTCGCCCACCATCGATTCAATCGAATCAGAACTTATCAATTTGGACTTGCGATCCATAGGCGGCAAATCATTACcagattcttcttctcttcgcAAAATTTCTCATCTCCGGGGCCCCTTAGTCCTTCAA ATATCTTCTGTTAGAGATATATCTTGCAGCAAAATGACTGAGAGTTCAGGAAATACAAAAAATCGGCGTCTTTTGAGATTGAAGCTCACTGATGGACATTCTGAAGTAACTGCTATAGAGTACTCTTACATACCGACAATTCCTGATGATGTTATACCTGGCACTAAG GTCCGCTTGgaaaataaaactgtagttcgTAGTGGTATTGTATGTTTAAATGCCAAAACAATTGTTGTTTTAGGTGGTCTTGTCGAGTCACTTTATGAGGAATGGCAAATGAACCAAAAATATTCAGGTGTACCGCGCTCATCTTTGAGGCAATTGCAAGAAGAAGGCTATTCTGGTCCTCCACCATTTGAAAAGTTGCAAGTTAGAGCTTATCAAAAGAACCTTGCTCAGCAGAAGAGAGATTCCC AGTTTTCCATGTCTTCCTCTAAAAGTTCTGTATTCAAGCCTACTGGAAAAAATGATAGTTCTATGACCCCCCAGATCCATAATGATTCAAGGAATGATACCATGGATGATGATCTGAAGCAACCTACTCATTctgaaaaaaatgaagaaaagccAACCAGCTCTGAAGCAAGACCAAAAGAAG TTGCCGAATCTTTCCCTGTTCAAAATCAAGCAGCTTCACAAAAACTGCTTCAGAAAATGAGCCAGCCTACCAGGGGTAACCATCGCACAAGAGGTCAAAGACATAGGGGGAAGGGAAAAGAGGAAGACTCACATCTTCTTACGCTTGATGAGTGGGAAAGGAGTAAAACGGGAAACTTTTCAGGAACTCAAAAACTTTCTGATATTAGCCAGGACGAGGATCTTGCAAGGCAGCTTCAAGAGCAGTTTGATTTGGAAGATGTTCAT GTACAAAATGATTCTAGCACAACAGAGGCAGAAAATATAAGGCTGAGCATGTTCAGATTTGACAGAGATGATGCAAGAGCTCATGGCACAACAGGGTTTAGGGGAAGAGGAAggggaagaggaagaggaaggagGGGAGGCAGAGGGAGAACTTGA